In Opitutaceae bacterium TAV5, one genomic interval encodes:
- a CDS encoding N5-carboxyaminoimidazole ribonucleotide mutase — protein sequence MSTENTSRPLVGIIMGSQSDWPVLENAAKTLTAFGIAWEARVISAHRTPHVAFDYATTAESRGLRCIIAGAGMAAHLAGVMAGLTELPVLGVPMESPQLKGLDSLLSTVQMPGGVPVATFAIGKAGAVNAAIFAASMLALGDAKVKKALGEFRAEQTRKVSEIKLDTGL from the coding sequence ATGAGCACCGAAAACACTTCACGACCTCTGGTGGGTATTATCATGGGCAGCCAGTCCGACTGGCCTGTGCTGGAGAACGCGGCGAAAACCCTCACCGCCTTCGGAATCGCATGGGAAGCCCGCGTGATCAGCGCCCACCGCACCCCGCATGTCGCTTTCGATTACGCCACCACCGCCGAATCGCGCGGGCTCCGGTGCATCATCGCCGGCGCCGGCATGGCGGCCCATCTGGCGGGCGTCATGGCCGGTCTCACCGAACTTCCCGTGCTGGGCGTGCCGATGGAGTCGCCGCAGCTGAAGGGTCTCGACTCGCTGCTCTCCACCGTCCAGATGCCCGGCGGGGTGCCTGTGGCGACCTTTGCCATCGGCAAGGCTGGCGCCGTCAACGCCGCCATCTTTGCTGCGTCCATGCTCGCGCTCGGCGATGCGAAGGTGAAAAAGGCGCTGGGCGAGTTCCGCGCCGAACAGACGCGGAAGGTTTCCGAAATAAAGCTCGATACCGGCCTGTAA